The Cyanobacteriota bacterium DNA segment CTTTTTAGAGCGGTAACGCTTGCTTAGAGTTTAAAGCAGCGATAGTTGCTGAGAGTAGTTCTTTATCTGGGTAGGCTAAGGTTAGTAACCCTAGTTGCATGCTTACAAGCAAAGGTAGAAGGCAGTTGAAAATTTCACTGGAGGATATTTACAAATCCTATGGCAGACGCTCGATTGTTAATGGTGTGAGTTTGTCTGTGCAGCAAGGAGAAATTGTGGGGTTGCTGGGGCCTAATGGTGCAGGCAAAACGACAACTTTTTACATTGCTACAGGTCTAGAAAAGCCTAACCTAGGGCAAGTCTGCCTTAATGAAGTCAACATTACCCAACTTCCCATCCATCATCGCGCTCGCATGGGCATTGGCTATCTAGCACAAGAGGCAAGTATTTTTCGACATTTGAGTGTGCGTGACAACATCCGCTTGGTGCTGCAACAAACAGACCTATCTCCAACTGAACAGGAAAGACGCTTACATCAGTTGTTACACGAATTTCGGTTAGAGCGGGTAGCGTCTCGGTTAGGCATTCAGGTATCTGGAGGGGAGCGCCGCCGCACAGAGATTGCTAGGGCACTGGCCTCGGGTCGTGATGGGCCTCGGTTTCTGTTGCTAGATGAACCGTTTGCGGGCGTGGATCCAATCGCTGTGTCAGAAATTCAAAGTATT contains these protein-coding regions:
- the lptB gene encoding LPS export ABC transporter ATP-binding protein, whose translation is MKISLEDIYKSYGRRSIVNGVSLSVQQGEIVGLLGPNGAGKTTTFYIATGLEKPNLGQVCLNEVNITQLPIHHRARMGIGYLAQEASIFRHLSVRDNIRLVLQQTDLSPTEQERRLHQLLHEFRLERVASRLGIQVSGGERRRTEIARALASGRDGPRFLLLDEPFAGVDPIAVSEIQSIIERLRDQNMGILITDHNVRETLAVTDRSYIMRDGKILASGTSEELYTNPLVRQYYLGDNFQV